A DNA window from Deltaproteobacteria bacterium contains the following coding sequences:
- the tsaB gene encoding tRNA (adenosine(37)-N6)-threonylcarbamoyltransferase complex dimerization subunit type 1 TsaB, with protein sequence MRDAPPWLLAIESASERASVALLRDGEVVGADPAPPGRPASETLLPAVLALLESHGLAPGALGGIAVSIGPGSFTGLRVGAATAKGLAFGRNAGLAAVPTLAALAAKGVALAGPAAPPEVVAVLDARRGELYAAAQRGGDPLARPLWGPLVIGIEALAARLAAAPGPLLVVGEGADAVAAALGTDRVRCLPLAPDAAWVGRLGVRLLAAGEGLAAADLTPAYVRRAEAEVRRLGLSAEPWDVL encoded by the coding sequence TTGCGCGACGCTCCCCCCTGGCTGCTCGCGATCGAGTCGGCGAGCGAGCGCGCGAGCGTGGCGCTCCTGCGCGACGGTGAGGTCGTGGGCGCGGATCCGGCGCCGCCGGGTCGGCCCGCCTCCGAGACCCTCTTGCCGGCGGTGCTGGCGCTGCTCGAGTCGCACGGGCTCGCGCCCGGCGCGCTCGGGGGGATCGCGGTCTCGATCGGGCCCGGCTCGTTCACGGGCCTGCGCGTCGGTGCCGCCACGGCGAAGGGGCTCGCCTTCGGCAGGAACGCGGGCCTGGCGGCCGTTCCGACCCTCGCCGCGCTCGCCGCGAAGGGGGTGGCGCTGGCGGGGCCGGCCGCGCCGCCCGAGGTCGTGGCCGTCCTCGACGCCCGGCGCGGCGAGCTCTACGCCGCGGCCCAGCGCGGCGGCGATCCGCTCGCGAGGCCGCTCTGGGGCCCGCTCGTGATCGGGATCGAGGCGCTCGCGGCGCGGCTCGCCGCTGCGCCGGGACCGCTCCTCGTGGTGGGCGAAGGCGCGGACGCGGTGGCCGCCGCGCTCGGGACCGACCGGGTGCGCTGCCTGCCGCTCGCGCCCGACGCCGCGTGGGTAGGCCGGCTCGGCGTGCGGCTGCTCGCCGCCGGCGAGGGGCTGGCCGCCGCCGACCTCACGCCTGCCTACGTACGGCGTGCCGAGGCGGAGGTGCGCCGCCTCGGCCTCTCGGCGGAGCCCTGGGACGTGCTTTGA
- a CDS encoding DUF465 domain-containing protein, producing the protein MEPRDLALIERLLPAHPELRGLWEEHLRLDRELEELHDRRFLTSEEEARRQELRKTKLAGRDRIEAILRDHRASP; encoded by the coding sequence ATGGAGCCGCGAGACCTCGCGCTGATCGAGCGTCTCCTGCCCGCACATCCCGAGCTGCGGGGCCTCTGGGAGGAGCACCTGCGCCTCGATCGGGAGCTCGAGGAGCTCCACGACCGCCGCTTCCTGACTTCCGAGGAAGAGGCCCGCCGGCAGGAGCTGCGCAAGACCAAGCTCGCCGGGCGCGACCGCATCGAGGCGATCCTGCGCGATCATCGGGCGAGCCCCTGA